From uncultured Desulfobacter sp.:
CCGGTCCTGGTATTCGGAGCTGGATAAATTGGGTGTTTCTCAAGTCCAGGGAGACCTTGCAGATGCCCATGCAGTGGCTGATGCCTTAGAAGGCATGGACACCGTGTTTCATACTGCGGCAAAACCCGGTATATGGGGCCCTTATGATGAATATTTTCGTATTAATGTCACAGGAACCGTGCATGTTATTGACGCCTGCATGAAAAATAAGGTAGGTCAGCTGATTTATACCAGTTCACCTTCGGTGGTGTTTGATGACAAGGATATGCATGGGGCAAATGAGTTGGTCCCCTATCCGGATAAATATCTGGCCTCCTATCCTGAAACCAAAGCTCTGGCGGAAAAAGAGGTGATTAAAGCAGCGGGGCAGGGCCTTTGCGTCATCATCTTGCGGCCCCATTTGATCTGGGGACCGGAAGACAACCACCTGGTGCCGGCTATTATCAATAGGGCTAAACGGTTGAAGATTATTGGTCCGGATACGGATCTTGTGGACACCATTTATGTGGATAATGCAGCCGATGCCCATATCCTGGCCGCTGAAAAGCTGTCCCAAAATCCTGATCTGTCTGGAAACATATATTTCATCAGCCAGGATGCCCCCATGTCCAAATGGACCTTGGCTAATGCTTTTCTGGCAGCCGCAGGTCTGCCGCCAATTAAGGGGCATGTATCCGGAAAAACTGCTTATGCGGCCGGGTGGTTTTTTGAATTCATTTATCGAATTTTTGGTATTAAAAAGGATCCCCCCATGACCCGGTTTGCTGCCAAAGAACTTGCCACCTCTCATTGGTTTGATATCAGCCGGGCAAAAAAGGACCTGGGGTATGTACCGAAGATTTCCACCCAGGAAGGGTTAAGGCGCCTGAAGATATGGTTGAACCGGAAATGAAGATGATGCCGATGGTATCTTTTTCATTTGCGCAATTTCGGATCAAGGCCATCCGGGTGCTTTACAGAGCTGCCAAGGGATATCAACGGGACAGCTGTGCGCTGCGGGCTTCTGCTTTAAGCTTGTACACCCTTTTTAGTATCGTGCCTGTCATGGCCATGGCCTTTGGTCTTGCCAAGGGCTTCGGGTTTCAGCAGTTCCTTGAGGCAGAGGTGATGGCGTTGTTTGAAGGCCGCGAGGAGATTGTTCAAAGTATTCTGGTTTTTACCAACAATCTACTGGAAAAAACCCAGGGCGGGCTTATGGCTGTGCTTGGCGTTTTGCTTCTTTTGTATTCTCTGATTAAACTGATGTTCCATATTGAAGGAACATTTAATCGTATCTGGTGGGTCAGGGATGGCAGGCCTTTGATCAGGAAAATCACTGATTACCTGACCATTGCCCTGGCAGCATGGCTTTTGGGCCTTTTGTCTGGATCCGTGAATTTATTCATGATTCCTCGCCTGGAATCTTTCTGGGCCTATCTTGGTGTTCCTATTAATATTCAAGGTGTTATTTCTTTTTTTATCAGTGTTGTTCCCTATGTTGTTACTTGGTCGCTGTTTATGTTTTTTTATGTGATCATGCCCCATAAAAAGGTAAATTTCAGGGCTGCGGCCATAGGGGCTGTGTTTGCCGGCACCTTGTTCCAGATCATCCAGACCGCTTTTTTAAAGTTTCAAATTTTTGTGACAGGCTACAATGCCATTTATGGCAGTTTTGCCGCACTGCCCTTGTTTTTAATCTGGTTGCAGGTTTCCTGGGGCGTACTGCTCTACGGGGCGGAAATTGCTTTTGAGTGGGAAAATACCGAAAATGCAAGAACCCCGAACCTGAGTTTTAATACGATGAGCATTCGGGCTAAAAAACTTGCCATGCTGGAAATTGTTCAACAATGTGTTCAGCGTTTTGCAGAAAAAAAATCCCCTGCCACAGATAATCGTATTGCAAGGGAACTGAATCTGCCCTTAACTATTGTGCACCATCTTCTTGGAATTTTGATGGATGCCGGTGTGTTATATTCAGTTAATCTAAAAGGCAATACAACCGGGTATACCCCGGCTATAGATATTGAGTGTATAAGTATTATGGATGTGCTTTGTGCCGTAGAGCGCCAGGGAGATTCAGATGCGTATACGGCAGGTACCTTATTGACCCAGGCCTTAGAGGACAGCCTTGATAGGTTTGACAGGGCCGCCCGGGCATGTAATGGAGAACGGTTGATTAAAGATCTTTAATGTTTGCATGAAAAGTCACCATCTGCGGCGTTGCAAAAAAAAATTGTAATCCTCACATACTTGAGTATGTTCCGGTTGCAAACTTTTCTGCGCCTTGCATATGGGCAACTTTTTGTCCAAGCACGGGTTTCCGTTCAGGCATTATTTGGCTGTTGTTATTTTGAAAAATTCCTTAATCTGCGGTTCTTGGGCCTTTAGAAATTCTATGATCTGCATCATCGCAGATTCATTAATGCCGACTTTTTGGGGTGCATTTTTGATGGTAACAGGAACCGGATTGCCGGAGTGACCTAATTGGGCTTTCTGTGTAAGATAGTCTGCAAGATTTATAATCAGCGCCTGATGGCGGTATTTAACCGGCGCAGATTCCGGTGAATGATGAAACCTGCAGGGCAGAATGATGGATGCAGGAAAATTCCACCGTGTCATTAAAAGGGCAGATAGTGCTGCATGATCTATCTTGAACAGAGTGTTTTCGCTGAAATACAGTGGACGCTTGTTTTCCAGTGCATATTGCCGGACTTGGTTGTATTCTTTTTTAAAATAGATCGAAAAAATTATCTTGCCCATATCATGGAGCAGGGCTGGGACAAATATTTTACCGGCAACGCCCGGGTTGGTTTGCTTTGCCAGCTGCTTTGAGGCCGTGGCCACGCCGATACCGTGTATCCACAACGCTTTCATATCAAGGCTTAGGCCCGAAATTTCCGATACGCTGGATAAGATTCCCATGCCTAAGGCAATACCGATGATTTCATCAAACCCGATAACGGAAATGGCTCGTTTAACGGTGTCCACTTGATTTTTTTGGGCATAATAAACGGAATTGGCAAGCTTGAGCAGCTTATTGGTCATGCCTATGTCATATGAAATGATTTGTGCTAAGGTTTCTGTGGTGGTTTTTTCGTCAGAAACTGCCCGGATCAGGTTATCCACGACAGCCGGGAGCGTAGGTAAATCGCTTTCCCTTTTTTGAACCATTTCAAGGATGCGTTTTTTTATTCCCATTAAGTGCAGGTTACCTGTCCGGTTCAATGAAACCGGGTGATGTTGATGCTGCCGTTGGCCGCCATCTCGTCAAATTTTTTGCGTAAAAAGCGTTTAAACTTGTTTCGTGTGAGGGGCCATAAAAGCAAAAGACCTGCCGTGTCCGTTAAAAGCCCCGGCGTAATGAGCACTAATCCGGCAACGAGGATGATAAAGGCATCCAGGAGTTCTTCGGCCGGCATATGTCCCTGGTCTAAATTCTGGCGAACCTTTATCATGGTGTTCAATCCTTCCATCCGGGCAAGGTAGGCACCAATAAATCCGGTTATAATAACCAGTATTATGGTGTTTAACCCGCCGATAATACCGCCAATATGGATAAGGATGTATAATTCAGCCATCGGAATCAAGGTAAAAAATAAAAATAGTTTAAACAGCATATAATACTCCTAAATATAAAAAAAAATACCTGAGCACATAGATGTTATACTGCATGCGCAATATAGCTTGGCGTTGAATCTGTTTTGCTTTGGGGGAAAAGATGTCGCCCGGACCGCCATAGGCTGTCCGGTACTTTTTCATCAACACAATGGTTTAAAATGTCAAGAAACAAGTCCCTGGTTATTTCCTGGGCCCCCATGCGAAGCAAATGGCCGGAGGTGACCTGGCAGTCAATCATTTTAAACCCCTGACTGTAAAGTTCCTGGGCCAGGGTCACAAGGGCAACCTTGGACGCATTGGATACAAGGGAAAACATGGATTCCCCAAAAAAAGCTTTTCCCAGGCTGACCCCGTAAAGGCCACCTGCCAGCCGGTCTCCCTGCCAAGCCTCCACCGAGTGGGCGATTCCCATTTTGTGCAACGTGATATATGCATCAATCATTTCATCCACCAACCAGGTGCCTTCGGGTTTGTCCTGCCTGGGCTGTGAACAGGCCACAATGGTTTGTTCAAACGCAGTGTTGACCCGAATGGAGAAACAAGCCTTTCGAATAGTCTTTTTTAAGCTTTTCGATACCCTGATTTTAGAAGGAAAAAGCACCAGCCGGGGATCAGGGGACCACCAGAGAATGGGTTCACTATTGGAAAACCAGGGGAAAATCCCATTTTTATATGCTAAGACCAAACGTTTTGCGCAAAGGTCTCCCCCAATACATAACAACCCGTCAGACCTTGCCAGCCTAGCCGGCGGGAATTCAATTTTTTCAGATAGCCTGAAAAGAGGCATCAGGTCGATTTGATATTAAATGTCAGTTTACCGTCCTTTAGGCCTATGGATAGTTTTCCTCCTTTTGCAAGCTGTCCGAAAAGAATCTCATCGGTGAGCTTGTCTTTTATTTCGGTCTGGATAAGACGGGCCAAGGGCCGGGCACCAAATTTAGGATCATGGCCTTTTCGGGCCAGATGAGCCCGAACGTCGGCTGAATAGCTCAAAGAAATGTCCTGGTCGCTGAGCATGGTTTTAAGTTCTTTCATGTTTTTGTCCACAATCAGTTCCATTACCTTTTCAGATAAATGTTTAAACTGGACAATACCGTCAAGGCGGTTTCGAAATTCAGGGCTGAAGGTGTTTTTCACCGCTTTTATGCCCTTGGAATCGGAATTGGTGTTTTGGGACCCAAACCCGATGCTGTTGGTGCTCATTTCCCTGGCTCCGGCATTGGAGGTCATAATAATGATCACATTCCTAAAATCAGCGGATTTACCATTATTGTCAGTAAGTGTGGCATAATCCATGACCTGGAGCAGAATGTTGTAAAGGTCCATATGGGCCTTTTCTATTTCATCCAGAAGAAGCACACAATGGGGATGCTTGCGGATGCTGTCGGTTAAAATACCGCCCTGTTCAAACCCCACATATCCCGGAGGCGCACCAATGAGTCTGGAAACAGCATGCTTTTCCATGTATTCGCTCATGTCAAAGCGTAAGAATTGAATGCCCATGTTTGCTGCCAACTGCCTGGCCACTTCGGTTTTGCCAACCCCTGTGGGGCCCATGAAAAGAAAGGACCCAATGGGACGGTCCGGGGCTGCAAGTCCGGCCCGGGATCTTTTGATCGCCGTGGTCAGGGTGGTTATAGCATCGTCCTGGCCAAAGATAACGTTGAGCAGTTTGCCGGGCAACGATTCCAGGGACGACTTATCGGCCGCAGTCACATTGGAAACCGGCACCTTGGCTATTTTAGCAACTATTTTTTCAATATCCTTAGGGCTGACGGTTTTGCGCCGGCCGTCTGCCGTAAGTTTTAAGAAGGCACCAGCCTCATCAACGACGTCAATGGCCTTATCCGGCAGGAACCGGTCATTGATGTATTTATCTGACAGGTAGGCCGCTGCTTCAATGGTTTTATCCGGATATTTCAGGCCATGGTGTTCCTCGTAGCAGGTGCGCAGTCCCTTGAGAATCTCAACCGTTTCCTCTACGCTGGGCTCTGAAACTTCTATTTTTTCAAACCGCCGGGAAAAGGCCCGGTCTTTTTCAAAATGGTTTTTGTATTCTTCATAGGTGGTGGTGCCGATGCACTTGATGTCGCCTGAGGATAACGCCGGTTTAAGGATGTTGGAGGCGTCCATGGAACCTGATGTGGTGGCTCCGGCACCCACAACCGTATGGATTTCATCAATCACTAAAAGCGCATTTTCCTTTTCTTCCAAGGCGGTGATGACATCCTTAAGGCGCTGTTCAAAATCGCCCCTGTATTTGGTGCCGGCTAAAAGAGCCCCCATATCCAGGGAGTACAGTTCACAGTTTTCAAGCAGATCCGGCACTGCCTTGCCGTTTATTTTCAATGCCAGTCCTTCTGCAATAGCGGTTTTTCCAACGCCGGGATCTCCCACAAGGATGGGATTGTTTTTCCGCCGTCGGCAAAGGACCTGCATCACCCGTTCAATTTCAAGTGTTCTACCGATAAGGGGGTCAATTTTATTGTCCTGGGCCCGTTTGATCAGATCGGAAGTAAATAACCCTAGCGGATCTTTTTTATTCTGGCGCTTGGGTTTTGGATCGGCCTGGTGGAAAAGCTGCTGGGGCTTGTCCCCTTCGGACGTATCTTTTTTATCTTCATCTACATCGTGGGAAATGTGTCTGAGTACATCCAGCCGCGTAATGCCTTCGGATTCAAGGTAAAAGGCTGCATGGGAATCCTTTTCCTGAAAAATGGATGCCAGAATATCCCCGAGATTTACTTCTGATTTTTCAGCGGATCTGGCATGATTGATGGCCCGTTGAATCATTCGCTGAAAACCGATGGTCTGCTGGAGCACATACTCTTCACTGGTTTCTATTTTGGTCAGTTTTTCATCAAAAAATTTTTCAAGATCCTCTTTGATGTGCTCGGGGCTACCGCCGCATTTTTCAATGGCCTCAAGACCGGATTCATGATTGACAATGGCGTAAAGAACATGTTCGACACAAACGTACTCATGTCTTCTTTTTTTAGCTTCCCGGACGGCAAATCCGAGGGCTGTGGATAGTTCTTTGCTAATCATATACCGTTTACTCCTTTTCCATTGTACTTTTTAAGGGGAACCCTTTGCTGCTGGCCAGATTATGCACGGTCTGAACTTTTGTTTCTGCTATTTCCCGTGGATAAATGCCGCAAACGGCTTTTCCCTTATTATGTACATTAAGCATTATTTGTGTGGCTTTTTCAAGAGATTTTCCGAATACCCGGATCAGGATATCCACCACAAAATCCATGGTTGTATAATCGTCATTGTGCAAAAGCACTTTATACATGGGCGGATGATCCTCATTTATTTCGTTTGATATTCCGGGCCGGGTTTTGGAATCAGTGGATGTCATACTTTAACCTTGGGTTCGATTGATCATTAGGGCTATGGAACTTTTAAAATTTACCAGCATGGCGCCGGATTTTTGCCCGTATTCAAGGCGGATCAATGGGATCATATTGAAATATGTGGCCATTGATGCAACGAAGAAGACGGGTAAAAAGACAAGCCCTGTGGTAAATTTTATTGTTTCCATGGCCCTTATTATTGCCCGCAGCATTTTTTATATTTTTTGCCGGAACCGCAGGGACAAGGGTCATTCCTTTGGATTTTTTCAGATGAGCGCCTGACCGGC
This genomic window contains:
- the aat gene encoding leucyl/phenylalanyl-tRNA--protein transferase; this encodes MVLAYKNGIFPWFSNSEPILWWSPDPRLVLFPSKIRVSKSLKKTIRKACFSIRVNTAFEQTIVACSQPRQDKPEGTWLVDEMIDAYITLHKMGIAHSVEAWQGDRLAGGLYGVSLGKAFFGESMFSLVSNASKVALVTLAQELYSQGFKMIDCQVTSGHLLRMGAQEITRDLFLDILNHCVDEKVPDSLWRSGRHLFPQSKTDSTPSYIAHAV
- the clpA gene encoding ATP-dependent Clp protease ATP-binding subunit ClpA encodes the protein MISKELSTALGFAVREAKKRRHEYVCVEHVLYAIVNHESGLEAIEKCGGSPEHIKEDLEKFFDEKLTKIETSEEYVLQQTIGFQRMIQRAINHARSAEKSEVNLGDILASIFQEKDSHAAFYLESEGITRLDVLRHISHDVDEDKKDTSEGDKPQQLFHQADPKPKRQNKKDPLGLFTSDLIKRAQDNKIDPLIGRTLEIERVMQVLCRRRKNNPILVGDPGVGKTAIAEGLALKINGKAVPDLLENCELYSLDMGALLAGTKYRGDFEQRLKDVITALEEKENALLVIDEIHTVVGAGATTSGSMDASNILKPALSSGDIKCIGTTTYEEYKNHFEKDRAFSRRFEKIEVSEPSVEETVEILKGLRTCYEEHHGLKYPDKTIEAAAYLSDKYINDRFLPDKAIDVVDEAGAFLKLTADGRRKTVSPKDIEKIVAKIAKVPVSNVTAADKSSLESLPGKLLNVIFGQDDAITTLTTAIKRSRAGLAAPDRPIGSFLFMGPTGVGKTEVARQLAANMGIQFLRFDMSEYMEKHAVSRLIGAPPGYVGFEQGGILTDSIRKHPHCVLLLDEIEKAHMDLYNILLQVMDYATLTDNNGKSADFRNVIIIMTSNAGAREMSTNSIGFGSQNTNSDSKGIKAVKNTFSPEFRNRLDGIVQFKHLSEKVMELIVDKNMKELKTMLSDQDISLSYSADVRAHLARKGHDPKFGARPLARLIQTEIKDKLTDEILFGQLAKGGKLSIGLKDGKLTFNIKST
- a CDS encoding HDOD domain-containing protein → MGIKKRILEMVQKRESDLPTLPAVVDNLIRAVSDEKTTTETLAQIISYDIGMTNKLLKLANSVYYAQKNQVDTVKRAISVIGFDEIIGIALGMGILSSVSEISGLSLDMKALWIHGIGVATASKQLAKQTNPGVAGKIFVPALLHDMGKIIFSIYFKKEYNQVRQYALENKRPLYFSENTLFKIDHAALSALLMTRWNFPASIILPCRFHHSPESAPVKYRHQALIINLADYLTQKAQLGHSGNPVPVTIKNAPQKVGINESAMMQIIEFLKAQEPQIKEFFKITTAK
- a CDS encoding YhjD/YihY/BrkB family envelope integrity protein yields the protein MVEPEMKMMPMVSFSFAQFRIKAIRVLYRAAKGYQRDSCALRASALSLYTLFSIVPVMAMAFGLAKGFGFQQFLEAEVMALFEGREEIVQSILVFTNNLLEKTQGGLMAVLGVLLLLYSLIKLMFHIEGTFNRIWWVRDGRPLIRKITDYLTIALAAWLLGLLSGSVNLFMIPRLESFWAYLGVPINIQGVISFFISVVPYVVTWSLFMFFYVIMPHKKVNFRAAAIGAVFAGTLFQIIQTAFLKFQIFVTGYNAIYGSFAALPLFLIWLQVSWGVLLYGAEIAFEWENTENARTPNLSFNTMSIRAKKLAMLEIVQQCVQRFAEKKSPATDNRIARELNLPLTIVHHLLGILMDAGVLYSVNLKGNTTGYTPAIDIECISIMDVLCAVERQGDSDAYTAGTLLTQALEDSLDRFDRAARACNGERLIKDL
- a CDS encoding FxsA family protein, whose amino-acid sequence is MLFKLFLFFTLIPMAELYILIHIGGIIGGLNTIILVIITGFIGAYLARMEGLNTMIKVRQNLDQGHMPAEELLDAFIILVAGLVLITPGLLTDTAGLLLLWPLTRNKFKRFLRKKFDEMAANGSINITRFH
- the clpS gene encoding ATP-dependent Clp protease adapter ClpS, with the translated sequence MTSTDSKTRPGISNEINEDHPPMYKVLLHNDDYTTMDFVVDILIRVFGKSLEKATQIMLNVHNKGKAVCGIYPREIAETKVQTVHNLASSKGFPLKSTMEKE
- a CDS encoding NAD-dependent epimerase/dehydratase family protein; translation: MSMGNVLVTGGGGFLGKALVRKLVDKSENVFSFSRSWYSELDKLGVSQVQGDLADAHAVADALEGMDTVFHTAAKPGIWGPYDEYFRINVTGTVHVIDACMKNKVGQLIYTSSPSVVFDDKDMHGANELVPYPDKYLASYPETKALAEKEVIKAAGQGLCVIILRPHLIWGPEDNHLVPAIINRAKRLKIIGPDTDLVDTIYVDNAADAHILAAEKLSQNPDLSGNIYFISQDAPMSKWTLANAFLAAAGLPPIKGHVSGKTAYAAGWFFEFIYRIFGIKKDPPMTRFAAKELATSHWFDISRAKKDLGYVPKISTQEGLRRLKIWLNRK